One stretch of Corynebacterium imitans DNA includes these proteins:
- a CDS encoding acyltransferase family protein, producing MSATTTKPAQHDAGESTRARTSSYRVDIDGLRGYAIGLVVLFHVFVGRVSGGVDVFLLLSGYFFLGGQLRYAMRPNPSLNPWWPLWRTIRRLVPALVVVILSVFVAVHYLTPELMSDELTAQFTASMLYYQNWELMVQAADYAAASQDTSPLQHLWSMAVQGQFYLFGILLGTLIAFLITKCNLPRTYAKRGAIAVLAIITVASLAWASRFGFIGTGANYYSTFSRAWELSLGALLAFVPTSRFLPQKTAWLTSAIGIICITITGAVVSNTLAFPGPIALLPLLGAALVILSGDDNPVSKVLASKPMTWLGGIAYSLYLWHWPMLIIVTVIGGFGTPPAWVGVIVIAASLALAHVTHVLLEQPLRQHRKRPKATDTPVRDARRSLRTPQGIGRAIGGVLIAALVGAALTIQPLWNQRVENANRPLDINMYPGAMSVVGAPVPDVTPQPDPNLVSGIYPPIGSEGCMVFQNEEADVMPRPDCIYGDKDAETTVVMVGGSHIEPYVIPLDRLGREHGFKVVPFVRQTCPLTIGGEDGTELVSDVCFEWSQNVFEEVVNMQPDLVVSTSTRPEGRAGDVEVTVDHVPDSYLVLWDAFAQYDIPFLGFRDNPWIFDIFGQIMDPNICIVSGFTEEECSMRTDDVYGPVDPAAEYLDGTNKQFSVDTAPWFCDAELCRPQIGNVYVYRDQNHISNAYMATLTPLVWQELRKVFDALEVPYVGTDAPEYEVPPLRPDPNAEVPVGEDGTAPENLPVNPVDGQRQPLGLLGQ from the coding sequence ATGAGCGCAACGACGACGAAGCCTGCGCAGCACGATGCGGGGGAAAGCACACGAGCACGAACCTCGTCCTACCGCGTTGATATTGACGGTTTGCGTGGCTACGCCATCGGGCTTGTGGTCCTCTTCCACGTCTTCGTTGGCCGCGTCTCCGGCGGCGTAGACGTCTTCCTCCTCCTGTCTGGTTACTTCTTCCTCGGCGGGCAGCTGCGTTACGCCATGCGCCCCAACCCGAGCCTGAACCCCTGGTGGCCACTGTGGCGGACGATCCGCAGGCTGGTCCCAGCGCTCGTCGTGGTGATCCTGTCCGTGTTTGTGGCGGTGCACTACCTCACCCCAGAGCTGATGAGCGACGAGCTGACCGCACAGTTCACGGCCTCCATGCTCTATTACCAGAACTGGGAGCTCATGGTGCAGGCGGCCGACTACGCCGCGGCGAGCCAGGACACCTCTCCCCTGCAGCACCTGTGGTCGATGGCCGTCCAGGGCCAGTTCTACCTTTTTGGCATTCTGCTAGGCACGCTCATTGCCTTCCTTATTACCAAGTGCAACCTGCCGCGCACGTACGCCAAGCGTGGCGCAATTGCCGTGCTCGCGATTATCACTGTCGCCTCGCTCGCCTGGGCCTCCCGCTTCGGCTTCATTGGCACCGGCGCGAACTACTACTCCACGTTCTCCCGCGCGTGGGAGCTTTCGCTCGGCGCACTGCTCGCGTTCGTGCCCACGAGCCGCTTCCTGCCGCAGAAGACCGCCTGGCTCACTTCCGCGATCGGCATCATTTGCATCACCATTACCGGCGCGGTGGTCTCCAACACGCTCGCATTCCCCGGCCCAATCGCCCTTCTTCCGCTTCTCGGCGCTGCGCTGGTGATACTCAGTGGCGACGACAACCCGGTGTCTAAGGTCCTTGCGTCCAAGCCCATGACGTGGCTTGGTGGGATCGCCTACTCCCTCTACCTGTGGCACTGGCCGATGCTGATCATCGTCACTGTCATTGGTGGCTTCGGCACTCCTCCGGCGTGGGTCGGCGTGATCGTGATCGCGGCGTCGCTGGCACTGGCACACGTGACACACGTGCTGCTGGAGCAGCCGCTGCGTCAGCACCGCAAGCGTCCAAAGGCTACTGATACGCCAGTACGGGATGCACGCCGCAGCCTGCGCACGCCCCAAGGCATCGGACGCGCCATCGGCGGTGTACTCATCGCCGCACTCGTCGGCGCAGCACTGACCATCCAGCCGCTGTGGAACCAGCGGGTCGAAAACGCGAACCGCCCGCTGGACATCAATATGTACCCCGGCGCCATGTCCGTAGTCGGCGCGCCCGTCCCTGACGTCACACCGCAACCGGATCCGAACCTGGTCTCCGGCATCTACCCGCCAATCGGGTCCGAGGGCTGCATGGTCTTCCAGAACGAAGAGGCCGACGTCATGCCGCGCCCCGACTGCATCTACGGCGACAAAGACGCCGAGACCACAGTGGTCATGGTCGGCGGCTCACACATCGAGCCCTACGTCATCCCGCTGGACCGCCTCGGCCGCGAACACGGGTTCAAGGTCGTTCCCTTTGTTCGCCAAACCTGCCCCCTGACCATCGGCGGCGAGGACGGCACAGAACTCGTCTCGGATGTGTGCTTCGAGTGGAGCCAGAACGTCTTCGAGGAAGTTGTCAACATGCAACCGGATCTGGTGGTCTCCACCTCCACGCGCCCCGAGGGACGCGCCGGTGACGTGGAAGTGACCGTCGACCACGTACCGGACTCCTACCTCGTGCTCTGGGACGCGTTTGCGCAGTACGACATCCCATTTTTGGGATTCCGCGACAACCCGTGGATCTTTGACATCTTCGGCCAGATCATGGACCCCAATATCTGCATCGTCTCCGGCTTCACGGAGGAAGAATGCTCGATGCGCACCGATGATGTGTACGGCCCCGTGGACCCAGCGGCCGAGTACCTCGACGGGACGAACAAGCAGTTCAGCGTAGACACCGCCCCGTGGTTCTGCGACGCAGAGCTGTGCCGCCCCCAGATCGGCAACGTCTACGTCTACCGGGACCAGAACCACATCTCGAACGCCTACATGGCCACGCTGACACCACTGGTGTGGCAGGAACTGCGCAAGGTTTTCGACGCCCTCGAGGTCCCCTATGTGGGCACCGACGCTCCCGAGTACGAGGTCCCACCGCTGCGCCCGGATCCCAACGCCGAGGTCCCCGTCGGTGAAGACGGCACGGCCCCGGAGAACCTGCCGGTCAACCCCGTTGATGGACAGCGCCAGCCGCTGGGCCTGCTCGGCCAGTAG
- the ffh gene encoding signal recognition particle protein: protein MFESLSDRLQDALGGLRGKGKLTEADINATAREIRIALLEADVSLAVVKAFIKRVKERALGADVSEALNPAQQVIKIVDEELTGILGGETRRLNLAKNPPTVIMLAGLQGAGKTTLAGKLSKHLAKQGHTPLLVACDLQRPGAVQQLQIVGERAGVDTFAPDPGTSIDSYEHEMGSSHGDPVAVAQQGIEHAKQTKHDVVIIDTAGRLGIDETLMTQARNIRDAVNPDEVLFVIDAMIGQDAVSTAQAFADGVDFTGVVLTKLDGDARGGAALSIREVTGKPILFASTGEKLDDFDVFHPDRMSSRILGMGDLLSLIEQAEQTYNEKDAEAAASKLASGELTLDDFLDQLLMIRRMGPIGNLLKMMPGGKQMNQMADMVDEKQLDRIQAIIRGMTPAEREDPKILNASRRKRIAAGSGVEVSDVNQLVERFFEAKKMMGKMAGQFGMGSMPGMPGMPGGRSATKKKPKGRRGKNGKRKPPKRRSGGGMPGMPGMPPMPGMGGGMPDMKELKKLQEQMPPGMEGLDLDKLDFNEAMKRMGKGK, encoded by the coding sequence TTGTTCGAGTCACTGTCCGACCGCTTGCAAGATGCCCTCGGTGGCCTGCGTGGAAAAGGCAAGCTCACCGAGGCTGACATCAACGCCACCGCGCGCGAGATCCGCATTGCGCTGCTGGAGGCCGACGTCTCGCTTGCCGTGGTCAAGGCTTTTATCAAGCGCGTCAAGGAGCGCGCCCTCGGCGCGGATGTCTCCGAGGCGCTCAATCCTGCGCAGCAGGTCATCAAGATTGTTGATGAGGAGCTCACCGGCATCTTGGGCGGGGAGACCCGCCGCCTTAACCTGGCGAAGAACCCGCCGACGGTGATCATGCTCGCCGGCCTGCAGGGTGCTGGTAAGACTACGCTGGCCGGCAAGCTGTCCAAGCATCTTGCGAAGCAGGGGCACACCCCGCTGTTGGTGGCCTGTGACTTGCAGCGTCCTGGCGCGGTCCAGCAGCTGCAGATCGTGGGTGAGCGCGCCGGCGTTGACACCTTTGCACCGGACCCGGGCACCTCGATCGACTCCTATGAGCACGAGATGGGCTCCTCCCACGGCGACCCGGTCGCGGTTGCGCAGCAGGGCATCGAGCACGCGAAGCAGACCAAGCACGACGTGGTGATTATCGATACCGCGGGCCGGTTGGGTATCGACGAAACGCTGATGACCCAGGCCCGCAACATCCGCGACGCCGTCAACCCGGACGAAGTCCTCTTTGTCATCGACGCCATGATCGGCCAGGACGCTGTGAGCACCGCCCAGGCCTTCGCCGACGGCGTCGACTTCACCGGTGTGGTGCTGACCAAGCTTGACGGTGACGCCCGCGGCGGTGCCGCACTCTCCATCCGCGAGGTCACCGGCAAGCCGATCCTGTTCGCCTCCACGGGCGAGAAGCTCGACGACTTCGACGTTTTCCACCCGGACCGTATGTCCAGCCGCATCCTCGGCATGGGCGATCTGCTCTCCCTGATCGAGCAGGCGGAGCAGACCTACAACGAGAAAGACGCGGAGGCGGCTGCTAGCAAGCTGGCCTCTGGCGAGCTCACCCTCGATGACTTCCTGGATCAGCTGCTGATGATCCGCCGCATGGGGCCGATTGGCAACCTGCTGAAAATGATGCCCGGCGGCAAGCAGATGAACCAGATGGCCGACATGGTCGACGAGAAGCAGCTCGACCGCATCCAGGCGATCATTCGCGGTATGACCCCTGCCGAGCGTGAGGATCCGAAGATCCTCAATGCTTCTCGACGCAAGCGTATCGCCGCAGGCTCCGGCGTCGAAGTCTCCGACGTCAACCAGCTTGTGGAGCGCTTCTTCGAAGCGAAGAAGATGATGGGCAAGATGGCAGGACAGTTCGGCATGGGCAGTATGCCCGGAATGCCGGGGATGCCCGGCGGGCGTTCGGCGACGAAGAAGAAGCCGAAGGGCCGCAGGGGCAAAAACGGCAAGCGTAAGCCGCCGAAGCGCCGTAGCGGCGGCGGGATGCCGGGTATGCCCGGGATGCCGCCGATGCCGGGGATGGGCGGCGGCATGCCTGACATGAAGGAGCTGAAGAAGCTCCAGGAGCAGATGCCGCCGGGCATGGAGGGCCTGGACCTGGACAAGCTCGACTTCAACGAGGCGATGAAGCGTATGGGCAAGGGCAAATAA
- the ftsY gene encoding signal recognition particle-docking protein FtsY: MGAMDMELAMNSPLLWIVVAIVVVALIVLGIVVVGRKRKEEKTVSFAKTEEPKELTQQEKSGNYQAKGGFNFAPAAAPSTPEKEPVRIDEPREPKPAQEQQAAAAAPEPVVEPDPSAVEEAAKVEDAAKVEKTAKVEKPAKVEDAAKVEEAAKVERTPEPPTEKPADEVVLNTDAETDPETRETVVTPDEAAPVEKPAAELEPEPEPETPAEEPAAEPTPEPEAEPAEEPQADEGQTRQAQEAAAAAAAAAASAETARAQDSQAAEVSEDVVVEKHDEPTEDIEEIEPAAGRIGKLRGRLSRSQNAIGQGLLGILTAGDLDEDAWEEIEDTLIMADLGANLTMRVTETLRGKIAERGVSTEEEARAMLRETLIEAARPEMDRSIKAMPNEGKPAVILVAGVNGTGKTTTTGKLARVLVSMGHSVVLGAADTFRAAAADQLETWGRRVGASTVRGKEGADPASVAFDAVATGVQEGADVVLIDTAGRLHTSTDLMDQLGKVKRVVEKKSNVDEVLLVLDATVGQNGIAQARVFREVVDITGVVLTKLDGTAKGGIVFQVQEELGVPVKLVGLGEGADDLAPFEVESFVDALLG, encoded by the coding sequence ATGGGTGCCATGGATATGGAACTCGCAATGAACTCGCCACTTCTGTGGATCGTTGTTGCCATCGTCGTCGTTGCTCTCATCGTTTTGGGCATCGTCGTGGTGGGACGCAAGCGTAAAGAGGAAAAGACCGTCTCTTTTGCCAAGACGGAGGAGCCGAAGGAGCTCACCCAGCAGGAGAAGTCCGGCAATTACCAGGCCAAGGGTGGCTTTAACTTCGCCCCGGCCGCAGCCCCCAGCACACCGGAGAAGGAGCCGGTGCGTATCGACGAGCCGCGCGAGCCGAAGCCCGCACAAGAACAGCAGGCGGCTGCCGCAGCCCCGGAGCCGGTAGTTGAACCGGACCCGTCGGCCGTTGAGGAAGCAGCCAAGGTTGAGGATGCCGCGAAGGTAGAGAAGACGGCTAAGGTCGAGAAACCCGCGAAGGTTGAAGATGCAGCCAAGGTCGAGGAAGCAGCCAAGGTCGAGCGCACGCCCGAGCCGCCGACTGAGAAGCCGGCCGATGAGGTCGTGTTGAACACCGACGCGGAGACCGACCCGGAGACCCGCGAGACCGTCGTGACCCCGGATGAGGCAGCGCCGGTGGAGAAGCCGGCAGCGGAGCTAGAGCCGGAGCCAGAACCGGAAACACCCGCCGAGGAACCCGCAGCGGAACCCACACCGGAACCCGAGGCAGAACCGGCCGAGGAGCCGCAGGCAGACGAGGGCCAGACTCGCCAGGCGCAGGAAGCCGCCGCGGCAGCAGCGGCGGCCGCCGCGAGCGCTGAGACGGCTCGTGCACAGGACAGCCAGGCAGCCGAGGTCAGTGAGGACGTGGTTGTCGAGAAGCATGATGAGCCAACCGAGGACATCGAGGAGATCGAGCCTGCGGCTGGCCGCATCGGCAAGCTGCGTGGTCGTCTGTCGCGCTCGCAGAACGCGATCGGCCAGGGGCTGCTCGGCATCCTTACCGCAGGTGACCTGGACGAGGACGCGTGGGAGGAGATCGAGGACACGCTGATTATGGCGGACCTCGGTGCCAACTTGACCATGCGTGTGACCGAAACCCTGCGCGGCAAGATCGCCGAGCGCGGCGTCTCCACGGAGGAAGAGGCGCGCGCGATGCTGCGCGAGACGCTCATCGAGGCGGCCCGCCCGGAGATGGACCGCTCGATCAAGGCGATGCCGAACGAGGGCAAGCCCGCGGTCATCCTGGTTGCCGGCGTGAACGGCACCGGCAAGACCACCACCACCGGCAAGCTGGCGCGCGTGCTGGTTTCCATGGGGCATTCCGTAGTGCTCGGCGCTGCAGATACCTTCCGCGCAGCCGCTGCCGACCAGCTTGAGACTTGGGGCCGCCGCGTCGGTGCGTCGACGGTGCGCGGCAAGGAGGGCGCGGACCCGGCATCCGTGGCCTTCGACGCCGTGGCCACTGGCGTGCAGGAGGGCGCGGATGTCGTCCTCATTGATACCGCGGGTCGCCTGCACACCTCGACCGACCTGATGGACCAGCTGGGCAAGGTCAAGCGCGTGGTGGAGAAGAAGAGCAACGTTGACGAGGTGCTGCTGGTACTCGACGCCACGGTGGGACAGAACGGTATTGCGCAGGCGCGCGTCTTCCGCGAGGTCGTGGACATCACCGGCGTGGTGTTGACCAAGCTGGACGGCACTGCCAAGGGCGGCATCGTCTTCCAGGTACAGGAGGAACTCGGCGTGCCGGTTAAGCTTGTCGGCCTTGGCGAGGGTGCGGACGATCTCGCGCCGTTTGAGGTGGAAAGCTTCGTCGACGCGTTGCTGGGATAG